Part of the Xenopus tropicalis strain Nigerian chromosome 3, UCB_Xtro_10.0, whole genome shotgun sequence genome, GTGGAGCTGGGGGCACATTGTAGTGCATTGtgggtggaagtgacatcacacgtagCTGGAAGCGATGTCATACGTAGCTGGAAGTGATATTATGtgcagccatgtatgtgacatcacttccacaagCTGGGGGACGTACTTAAGTCTAATGCCTAGGGTAGCACTGAACCAAAATACAACCCTGTCTATATTGGTGCAAGTACCTCTGTGTATGCCATTAAAATATCTTTAATtgacccccccacaaaaaaaccccccaaagaAATCAACCCCCCACCAATGATGCAAGTTTAGCCAAGAAGTAATAAAAGGACTTTGTCTTTGTGTTGTTACAGAGTGTGGATAAACCAAGGGACTGGTACCGAAGCATGTTCAGAGTCCTGCACCGACTGTCAGGTCAGCGTTCAAAGGCTCGTGGGACCATAGAAACCATAGAAAAGGGCTGATGACGATAAACAGAACTTGCCCACATTCCCACGTCTGAATGAGATCAGTCTAAAGCAAAGACTAATAGAGAGAGATTCCCACTAAACCACCACTGGAGCAATACACATCCAATCAGATCAGAGCTGCAAACTTTAACTTGGGGCTATGTAAAGTCTGAGCTCTAATTTGGGAACCTTTTAGCGAATATGGAAAATGATAAGGGGTGGCTGGCTATACAGTCACACTGGGACAGGTTCATTGGTCACTGCTCCTTCCGACTGGGTACATTCATGTTATTCATTCTTTGTCAGTAAAGCTGATTCCTGGGGCTTTTTGGAAACTGAAACTACCCTTCCTTTTACACATGGGGTGGGAGGGATGGATACATCACATAGCAGGAGAGCCTTGTACTAACTATGCCCTGGCTATCCTTACAGATTCAGATGACAGTGACAATGACAGCAAGGAGAAAGAAACTCCCACACTCCATATACCAAGTAAGTCAGGGTAAGTATGTATTTGCTTAGTATTGTTTAATTAATCTGCCTattatttaatattgtatattaCTGCATTTGTTGGCCTGCAAAgctgatggtgcctatagtagcagtggggggataatagcctctgggaagggactgtggctgtgggatagcaggtatagtagggagagatggtgcctatagtagcagtggggggataatagcctctgggaagggactgtggctgtgggatagcaggtatagtagggagagatggtgcctatagtagcagtggggggataatagcctctgggaagggactggggctgtgggatagcaggtatagtagggagagatggtgcctatagtagcagtgggataatagcctctgggaagggactgtggctgtgggatagcaggtatagtagggagagatggtgcctatagtagcagtgggataatagcctctgggaagggactggggctgtgggataacaggtatagtagggagagatggtgcctatagtagcagtggggggataatagcctctgggaagggactggggctgtgggataacaggtatagtagggagagatggtgcctatagtagcagtgggataatagcctctgggaagggactggggctgtgggatagcaggtatagtagggagagatggtgcctatagtagcagtggggggataatagcctctgggaagggactggggctgtgggatagcaggtatagtagggagagatggtgcctatagtagcagtggggggataatagcctctgggaagggactggggctgtgggataacaggtatagtagggagagatggtgcctatagtagcaatggggggataatagcctctgggaagggactgtggctttgggatagcaggtatagtagggagagatggtgcctatggtagcagtgggggataatagcttctgggaagggactgtggctgtgggatagcaggtatagtagggagagatggtgcctatagtagcagtggggggataatagcctctgggaagggactgtggctgtgggatagcaggtatagtagggagagatggtgcctatagtagcagtggggggataatagcctctgggaagggactgtggctgtgggatagcaggtatagtagggagagatggtgcctatagtagcagtggggggataatagcctctgggaagggactggggctgtgggatagcaggtatagtagggagagatggtgcctatagtagcagtggggggataatagcctctgggaagggactggggctgtgggataacaggtatagtagggagagatggtgcctatagtagcagtgggggataatagcctctgggaagggactggggctgtgggatagcaggtatagtagggagagatggtgcctatagtagcagtggggggataatagcctctgggaagggactggggctgtgggataacaggtatagtagggagagatggtgcctatagtagcagtggggggataatagcctctgggaagggactggggctgtgggataacaggtatagtagggagagatggtgcctatagtagcaatggggggataatagcctctgggaagggactgtggctgtgggatagcaggtatagtagggagagatggtgcctatagtagcagtgggggataatagcctctgggaagggactggggctgtgggatagcaggtatagtagggagagatggtgcctatagtagcagtggggggataatagcctctgggaagggactgtggctgtgggatagcaggtatagtagggagagatggtgcctatagtagcagtggggggataatagcctctgggaagggactggggctgtgggttagcaggtatagtaagaagagatggtgcctatagtagcagtggggggataatagcctctgggaagggactggggctgtgggatagcaggtatagtagggagagatggtgcctatagtagcagtgggataatagcctctgggaagggactggggctgtgggatagcaggtatagtagggagagatggtgcctatagtagcagtggggggataatagcctctgggaagggactgtggctgtgggatagcaggtatagtagggagagatggtgcctatagtagcagtggggggataatagcctctgggaagggactgtggctgtgggatagcaggtatagtagggagagatggtgcctatagtagcagtgggataatagcctctgggaagggactgtggctgtgggatagcaggtatagtagggagagatggtgcctatagtagcagtgggatatagCATCTGGGAGGGACAGGGACTGGTGGATAGCAGATATTGAAGGAAGATTATATTATTAGGAAGATGGCAGATCGGACATTTTTATGGATGATTTTTGGATGTTTTGTTTTCAGCCCTAGAAAGATTTGTTTCTGGCGGCAGAGCCATGAGCCTTGGAGGTGCTGGTAGTTGTAGGGAAGCAGCAGCTGAGGGGCCACAGGTTGGGTGCTCCTACCTGATATAAATGCTTGCTGCATACTCTTAGCTGAACAAAACTGCATCTGGTAGAGGACTGCTCTTGGTTTACATTTCACACTATGtgtacatataaatacatttagtttgcaatcagtgcagcccattAACTTGTATTTATGAGCCATTCCCCTTATTTTTCACATGATGTGGAAACCTTACCCTAAACAGCTCTAATTTAGCTCTGTCTCTATATTCATTCATTCACAGCAGAAGGGAAGGGTTtcctgaagttgcccaaagtttccttgcaagacAACTTTGGACGACCAAAAtaatgtgtatgccatcccaccgacgatttatattcttgccagttggatggcatatcgggagattagttgcctgcagtagtaAAGATTTACCAttgacgactaatctccctgtgtgccactgccctaactaTTCATTTCTTTCTGTGCTTTAGGCCTACAGATCCCAAACAGAGGAATCATAATGATACAGTAGGACATCGAACCACTACAAACCAGGTACCACAGGGCCCCAGCAGAACATTTAGCCCTAACTCCAGAGAGCTGGAAAGATCCCAGAGCTTCACCCTGAGGGACCCAAAAAGGACAATAAGCCCTGTCCCCAGAGCACCAGAAGGGACACTTTACTTCCCTACCACAGGCTCACCAAAGACAATCAGCGTAACTTCAAGAGAGTTACAGAGGACCCCCAGTTTAACATCAAGAGAACAGCAGAAAACACTGGACACCTCTTCCAGAGAACCAGAGCAGATGCCAGGCTCACCTCCCAGGATACCACGCTCATATCTGAGTATCTCCCCGGAGCAGTTTATGCTAAGTAACCCCTGTAGAGCTTCAGAAACGGCACCCAGATCTCTACTAAAAGACTCTTACGCTACACAGACCTTCACTTCTGGAGTGGCACAGACTCTAAACTCTAGTTCCACTGAGCCACAGAGGACTCTGTTCTCCTCCTCTTCCAGAGACCCAAAGAAGACACACAATTTCATATCCAGTGAGGAGAACAGAACAGTAAACCCCTTGGCCAGTACAACAAGCTCTTCCTCTACACCATCTTCATTTAGACAATCTTCAAGGCAACAATTGTCCCCTGGGTTATCCAACCAGGGAACAAACTCAACATTTGAACGAAAACCATTAGCTGTGTCAAGTAAAACCTCCAGAGAGCCGCAGCAGGAGCCCTACAGCACCCCTGTGCCTCTCTCCCCTGGACTGGAGTCACAACAGTTCTGCCCTCCAGATATAGAGTCACTGTTTTCACATTGCTTCTCCATAGAAGATAAAGTCCATTCATCAGATTCTGCCCAGATGGAACCTACATCTCCTATAAGTCCTAATGCCAAGAAGGCTAAGAGTTCTACCTCCAAAGCCCTGGTAAGTGGAACCTGGGCAGTGTATTGGTTTAGTAGCCAATATATTTGGGACAATTACTGACAGTTTGTATCCCCATAACAGATTACTATGGTATTTCTGATGCTTGCTGCTTATATCACTATTTACTCTTTGGTGGAGAgtaaaggtcccctttaatagtagctgccgatattgttcccttggacagattctgcagctaatcggcccgtgtatgggcacttccaacgggcctgcctgaccgatatctggcctgaaatcgcccagatctcgatcgggaaggttagaaaatctagtcggatcagggaccgcattggctcgttgatgcggtccccggaccaactttacctatgcccgtt contains:
- the sorbs3 gene encoding vinexin isoform X6 produces the protein MEMEKERGVSNKHRAGCVLFTWENRAAHTWWNREIEDTEYSRRDTCITDMDLTDLQEVENEFLLTLDDFIPPHLQRNQRSPAEHKESSVASEQISRTTVSPITQEVPGSPGQRRERHWIRFDGIGPTDKDGMPFASRSSVDKPRDWYRSMFRVLHRLSDSDDSDNDSKEKETPTLHIPSKSGPTDPKQRNHNDTVGHRTTTNQVPQGPSRTFSPNSRELERSQSFTLRDPKRTISPVPRAPEGTLYFPTTGSPKTISVTSRELQRTPSLTSREQQKTLDTSSREPEQMPGSPPRIPRSYLSISPEQFMLSNPCRASETAPRSLLKDSYATQTFTSGVAQTLNSSSTEPQRTLFSSSSRDPKKTHNFISSEENRTVNPLASTTSSSSTPSSFRQSSRQQLSPGLSNQGTNSTFERKPLAVSSKTSREPQQEPYSTPVPLSPGLESQQFCPPDIESLFSHCFSIEDKVHSSDSAQMEPTSPISPNAKKAKSSTSKALEKLEAELKLFNAELNRDLVDHRHTPVYTSYMEAPMPKSPPLIGGSQRTVDTPSASEEKPLARAVVKFDFSAESPKELSLQRGTTVLILKKVDKNWMLGQQDGRRGLFPESYVRVLVPGESVQPVEPHLSGVAVYDFKAESDAELSLSKNQQLSLDLSDCYSAHCLTPDSDELIRASGHGRIVGLVQL